From the Priestia aryabhattai genome, one window contains:
- a CDS encoding Cof-type HAD-IIB family hydrolase — protein MKMIFTDLDGTLLNSNSEISPINAEAIKKAQKHGVEVVVATGRAYFDVQEILKKAELSDVWVIAANGATIHDPNGQLRHSVPIDVHHVKEALQWLDAHEFYYEVFAEHAIYTPNSGRELLAIEIDRVKSANKNVDEEKLHHAAAKQYSQTGFAFVASYEDILNTNAELYNVLAFSFDDEKRKKGWNHFSKQHDMTLVSSADHNFELEHKDASKGNALKYVVKELGGSLHDSIAIGDSFNDVSMLQTAGTGIAMANAHAEIKALADDVTLTNDENGVASVIEKVLETQLEAH, from the coding sequence ATGAAGATGATTTTTACAGACTTGGATGGAACGCTTCTAAATAGCAATAGTGAAATTAGCCCAATCAATGCAGAAGCCATTAAAAAAGCTCAAAAACACGGAGTTGAAGTCGTGGTTGCCACAGGACGCGCTTACTTCGACGTACAGGAAATTTTAAAAAAAGCTGAGCTTTCAGATGTCTGGGTGATTGCCGCAAACGGAGCTACTATTCATGACCCGAACGGACAGCTAAGACATTCTGTCCCGATTGATGTACATCACGTAAAAGAAGCGCTTCAGTGGCTGGACGCGCACGAATTTTATTATGAAGTATTTGCCGAACATGCGATTTATACGCCAAACTCGGGCCGAGAGCTGCTGGCCATTGAAATTGACCGGGTAAAAAGCGCCAATAAAAACGTGGACGAAGAAAAGCTTCATCACGCGGCAGCTAAACAATACAGCCAAACGGGATTTGCCTTTGTCGCATCCTATGAAGATATTTTAAATACAAACGCTGAGCTTTATAACGTATTAGCTTTTTCATTTGATGATGAAAAACGAAAAAAAGGCTGGAATCATTTTAGCAAGCAGCACGACATGACGCTTGTATCTTCCGCTGATCATAACTTTGAACTTGAACATAAAGATGCGTCAAAAGGAAACGCATTAAAATATGTTGTAAAAGAGCTCGGCGGCTCTCTTCATGATAGCATTGCCATTGGAGACAGCTTTAACGACGTGTCGATGCTTCAAACGGCTGGAACAGGTATTGCCATGGCAAATGCGCACGCCGAGATTAAAGCGCTAGCTGATGATGTCACATTAACGAACGATGAAAACGGAGTAGCTTCCGTTATTGAAAAAGTGTTAGAAACACAGCTAGAAGCTCATTAA
- a CDS encoding 2-hydroxyacid dehydrogenase produces the protein MGKYKVVMSGKTWPNAYEKLAEHCDIQMWEGEGKIPQETLRDWLHDADGFFNIGHITVDEELLEAAPNLRVISQSGVGYDSVDVEACTKKGVPFSNTPGVLVEATADLTFGLLLSAARRIHEGYEKVKQGNWETVFGVDLFGKTLGIVGMGDIGSAVARRAKASGMNIVYHNRSRKHEAEKELDAVYLSFEELLHTADCIVCLVPLSNESKGMFGEAEFKAMKNSAYFVNAARGGLVDTEALYEALKNEEIAYAALDVTDPEPLPADHKLLQLSNVLVTPHIGSATYETRNRMADLAVENLLLGLEKKPLVTCVNEEVNYK, from the coding sequence ATGGGGAAATACAAAGTCGTTATGTCTGGAAAAACGTGGCCAAATGCTTACGAAAAGCTAGCGGAGCACTGTGACATTCAAATGTGGGAAGGGGAAGGGAAAATTCCACAAGAAACGCTGCGCGATTGGCTTCATGATGCCGACGGCTTTTTTAATATCGGGCACATCACAGTGGATGAAGAGCTATTAGAAGCAGCGCCGAACCTGCGCGTTATTTCTCAATCAGGCGTGGGGTATGACAGTGTAGATGTCGAAGCATGTACGAAAAAAGGCGTGCCGTTTAGCAATACGCCAGGCGTGTTAGTAGAAGCAACGGCTGATTTAACGTTTGGTCTCTTGCTGTCGGCAGCCCGCCGCATTCATGAAGGCTATGAAAAAGTGAAACAAGGAAACTGGGAAACGGTATTCGGCGTCGATTTATTTGGAAAAACACTTGGTATTGTTGGAATGGGAGATATCGGAAGCGCCGTTGCGAGACGAGCAAAAGCATCGGGTATGAACATTGTTTATCACAACCGAAGCCGCAAGCATGAAGCAGAAAAAGAGCTTGATGCCGTATATCTTTCGTTTGAAGAACTGCTTCACACAGCTGACTGTATCGTATGCTTAGTGCCGCTTTCAAATGAAAGCAAAGGCATGTTCGGAGAAGCCGAATTTAAAGCAATGAAAAACAGCGCTTATTTTGTAAACGCAGCGCGCGGAGGATTAGTGGACACTGAAGCTCTGTATGAAGCGCTGAAAAATGAAGAAATTGCGTATGCCGCTCTAGATGTAACAGACCCAGAACCACTTCCAGCAGATCATAAGCTGCTGCAGCTTTCAAATGTGTTAGTGACACCGCATATTGGAAGTGCTACGTACGAAACGCGCAATCGAATGGCAGATTTAGCAGTCGAGAACTTGCTTTTAGGTCTTGAGAAAAAGCCTTTAGTGACGTGTGTGAATGAAGAAGTGAATTACAAGTAA
- a CDS encoding transglutaminase-like domain-containing protein, producing the protein MKLVCESLEKEDYMQELPEVNFTHPLIQQKVRELKSELPHSSLGYIKKAYEFVRDEVSHSWDIQSRRITKTASEALEEKEGICYSKCNLLAALLRAEGIPTGFCYQRLILGDTIDTGYCIHALNAVYIKSEDRWIRLDARGNKEGVQADFSLKKEKLAFPVNPASDEVDYPVIYTKPHKETMNVLSQHEDCLDMYLHFLPTELEKEEQ; encoded by the coding sequence ATGAAATTAGTTTGTGAATCGTTGGAAAAAGAAGACTACATGCAAGAACTTCCAGAGGTGAACTTTACACACCCTTTGATTCAACAAAAGGTTCGTGAACTTAAAAGTGAGTTGCCTCACTCTTCACTAGGGTACATAAAAAAAGCATATGAGTTTGTGAGAGATGAAGTTTCTCATTCATGGGATATTCAAAGTAGACGCATCACGAAAACTGCTTCAGAGGCTTTAGAAGAAAAGGAAGGGATTTGTTACAGCAAGTGTAATCTATTAGCCGCTTTGCTGCGTGCAGAAGGGATTCCGACAGGCTTTTGTTATCAAAGATTGATACTTGGAGATACGATAGACACAGGCTACTGTATTCATGCGTTAAATGCTGTCTACATCAAAAGCGAAGATAGATGGATTCGATTAGACGCGAGAGGAAATAAAGAAGGAGTGCAGGCCGACTTTTCGCTAAAAAAAGAAAAATTAGCTTTTCCAGTAAATCCTGCATCGGATGAAGTGGACTATCCGGTTATTTATACGAAACCTCATAAAGAAACGATGAACGTATTGTCTCAGCACGAAGACTGCTTGGATATGTATCTGCACTTTTTGCCTACGGAGTTAGAAAAAGAGGAGCAGTAG
- a CDS encoding DUF5391 family protein: MRNHTTKNSVVITTLLSALFFCFILVLGSLSPLADSGPNVNTFGSVGLWLSLGMVLFLYLLPLAFYMAGINFLKFVMAAFCSIGLLIAASTLLLMPALFLFGLENFSGNLPSIIGVMISCLGLLITNIVWFVVAFKRPSATVQESM, encoded by the coding sequence GTGCGTAATCATACAACAAAAAATAGTGTAGTCATTACCACCTTACTTTCTGCCTTATTTTTCTGCTTTATCTTGGTTCTTGGTTCACTTTCTCCTCTAGCGGATTCAGGCCCAAACGTTAATACGTTCGGTTCAGTGGGGCTGTGGTTATCTCTTGGTATGGTTCTGTTTTTATATTTGTTGCCTCTAGCTTTTTATATGGCAGGAATCAATTTCTTAAAATTTGTGATGGCCGCTTTTTGTAGCATCGGACTTTTAATAGCTGCTAGTACTCTATTACTAATGCCGGCTCTGTTTTTATTTGGGTTAGAAAATTTCTCAGGAAACTTACCTTCAATCATAGGTGTAATGATTTCTTGTTTAGGCTTACTGATCACGAATATTGTGTGGTTTGTTGTTGCGTTTAAAAGACCGTCGGCCACCGTACAGGAAAGCATGTAA
- a CDS encoding LysE family translocator, with the protein MTLFLANVLLGLSIALPVGTVTIEMTKQGLKNGFLHGWVVGLGGMTVDLLLIVLLYSGLASFLSAPFIQLIMWLVGALFLLYIGYDSIKHADHDITAPGEHVKKSFASSYVNGIFVAISPSNLIFWLSVFGTVLTNSLQSSHSFHFLLIAAGILTGILIHDLGLMTIVSGTRKVLNQLYIKWVSVAAGCILIGFSCYFLYRFIGNLRMYF; encoded by the coding sequence GTGACGTTATTTTTAGCAAATGTGTTACTTGGTCTTTCCATCGCGCTTCCCGTTGGCACAGTGACGATTGAAATGACAAAGCAAGGTTTAAAAAATGGTTTTCTTCACGGATGGGTTGTCGGACTTGGGGGCATGACGGTTGATTTATTACTAATTGTGCTCCTTTATTCTGGACTGGCTTCTTTTTTATCGGCTCCTTTTATACAACTGATTATGTGGCTTGTAGGAGCGCTTTTTTTACTCTATATTGGCTACGACAGCATTAAGCATGCAGATCATGATATAACAGCTCCTGGAGAACATGTAAAAAAGTCCTTTGCATCTTCTTATGTGAACGGTATCTTTGTTGCCATTTCTCCTAGCAATCTCATTTTTTGGCTGAGCGTGTTTGGGACGGTGCTGACAAATTCCCTTCAATCCTCTCATTCTTTTCATTTCCTGCTGATTGCCGCAGGAATATTAACGGGGATTTTAATTCATGACCTAGGCTTAATGACGATTGTCTCTGGAACTAGAAAAGTGCTGAATCAGCTTTATATCAAATGGGTTTCTGTTGCGGCTGGATGTATATTAATTGGCTTTTCATGCTACTTTCTTTATCGTTTCATTGGGAATCTGCGCATGTACTTTTAA
- a CDS encoding YczI family protein translates to MLKALQVILSVVTVGLALYIMLTHSYQLLSYLNILLGCTMLVLGAIEWQKRKKSSAWILFLVALFSWFVGIYRMTI, encoded by the coding sequence TTGTTAAAAGCATTACAGGTTATTCTTTCTGTTGTTACCGTTGGACTAGCTCTTTATATCATGCTCACTCACAGCTACCAACTCCTTTCGTATTTAAATATACTGCTGGGGTGTACCATGCTAGTTTTAGGTGCAATTGAGTGGCAAAAGAGAAAGAAAAGCAGCGCATGGATTTTATTTTTAGTTGCGCTGTTCAGCTGGTTTGTCGGTATTTACCGCATGACGATTTAA
- a CDS encoding DUF2500 domain-containing protein, with protein sequence MFEDEIIFENNPSGDEIVFEGDAPDDLSGGAFFPDDALFNGMPTFVMLFFVIIIGIFLFSIFKGISTWSKNEQSPRLSVKAKITGKRTNVHRHNSHAHEHLHSHTSTTYYVTFEFESTDRSEFIISGSEYGRLAEGDEGMLTFQGTRFLDFQRRQNEEHADA encoded by the coding sequence ATGTTTGAAGATGAAATCATATTTGAAAATAACCCGTCGGGAGATGAAATTGTTTTTGAAGGTGATGCGCCCGATGACTTAAGCGGAGGCGCTTTTTTTCCAGACGATGCGTTATTTAACGGAATGCCTACGTTTGTTATGCTGTTTTTTGTTATTATTATTGGCATTTTTTTATTTTCTATTTTTAAAGGAATCAGCACGTGGAGCAAAAATGAGCAGTCTCCTCGTCTATCTGTAAAAGCAAAAATTACGGGCAAACGGACAAACGTCCACCGCCACAACAGTCACGCTCACGAACATCTTCATTCTCACACGTCTACAACCTACTACGTAACCTTTGAGTTTGAAAGCACCGATCGCTCTGAATTTATTATTTCAGGCAGCGAATACGGCAGGCTTGCAGAAGGCGACGAAGGAATGCTGACGTTTCAAGGAACTCGTTTTTTGGATTTTCAAAGGCGTCAAAATGAAGAACATGCAGATGCTTAG